A genomic window from Punica granatum isolate Tunisia-2019 chromosome 2, ASM765513v2, whole genome shotgun sequence includes:
- the LOC116193821 gene encoding uncharacterized protein LOC116193821: MGMNTDPTTNMSDPSEYHMNLLVWNCRGAANANFRRSLGDLISTNHPDIVVLTETRLSGDRATQTASQFPFDGFFSTETRGLFGGIWIMWRTDHVQLDISSSTEHKVHVVARVNHPNSSSWHLYAIYASPCPREREILWHNLCNVAESVNTPWVVLEDFNEVASSIEKFGGQAVNVNRVLAFNAMLDRCSLTDLGYTGPRFTWTNLRSSSSLIMERLDRVVANLSWHLLFLEAMVQYLPRTHSDHRPILLKLNPTMSTMNRPFRFESIWLSHIGFKNLVRNSWEQADFDHSKAIPLFKKNAQH, from the coding sequence ATGGGCATGAATACTGATCCAACGACAAACATGTCAGACCCAAGTGAATATCATATGAATCTATTGGTGTGGAACTGCAGGGGAGCTGCTAATGCCAACTTTAGGCGTTCTTTGGGGGACTTAATAAGCACCAATCACCCGGATATTGTAGTCCTCACTGAAACCCGCTTATCGGGTGATCGAGCGACTCAGACTGCCAGCCAATTCCCATTTGATGGTTTCTTCAGCACAGAGACTAGAGGACTCTTTGGTGGCATTTGGATCATGTGGAGGACAGATCATGTTCAACTGGACATTTCGAGTTCTACAGAACACAAAGTCCATGTTGTGGCCCGGGTGAATCATCCCAACTCTTCCTCTTGGCATCTCTATGCTATTTATGCTAGCCCTTGTCCTAGGGAGCGAGAAATTCTGTGGCATAATCTCTGTAATGTTGCTGAGTCCGTGAATACGCCCTGGGTTGTTCTTGAAGACTTCAATGAAGTCGCTAGCAGTATAGAGAAATTTGGAGGCCAAGCTGTGAATGTTAACAGGGTGTTGGCCTTCAATGCTATGCTTGATCGTTGTTCCCTAACTGACCTTGGATACACGGGGCCAAGATTCACTTGGACCAACTTGCGCTCCTCTTCCAGTCTCATCATGGAGCGACTAGATAGGGTCGTTGCAAATCTATCTTGGCATTTACTCTTCCTGGAAGCTATGGTTCAGTACCTCCCACGTACTCACTCAGACCACCGCCCCATCCTATTGAAGCTAAATCCCACCATGTCCACTATGAACCGCCCCTTTCGATTTGAATCCATATGGCTATCACATATCGGGTTTAAAAACCTGGTCAGAAATTCATGGGAGCAGGCTGACTTCGACCACAGCAAAGCCATCCCTCTCTTTAAAAAGAATGCCCAACACTAG